The following proteins are encoded in a genomic region of Porphyrobacter sp. CACIAM 03H1:
- a CDS encoding glycosyltransferase family 2 protein produces the protein MHVPHTFSGSCELSVVIPVYNEEAGLDALVERVTAAARAIFADNYELILVNDGSKDGSWAAICRHADHDPRIVAINLARNHGHQLALTAGLNHVRGELVFVLDADLQDPPELLGPMLEQVRAGYDVVYGQRIKRHGETAFKRGTASLFYRMLSAMVDTPIPRDTGDFRLMTRRVVDQLNAMPERYRFIRGLVSYVGFNQTAFPYERDPRFAGETNYPLRKMLALAADAVTSFSVVPLRFASHLGMLFGLAGLAALVWVAWGWLRGGTVEGWASLAAVTLIMGSVQLLVMGVFGEYLGRMYMEAKQRPLFIVSEVRRHPIAANQEPEVAAAAIQTDEGIRVAG, from the coding sequence TTGCACGTTCCGCACACATTTTCGGGCTCCTGCGAGCTGTCCGTCGTCATCCCGGTCTACAACGAGGAGGCCGGGCTCGACGCATTGGTCGAACGCGTCACCGCGGCGGCGCGGGCGATCTTTGCCGACAATTACGAGCTCATCCTCGTCAACGACGGGTCGAAGGACGGCAGCTGGGCCGCGATCTGCCGTCATGCCGACCACGATCCGCGGATCGTCGCGATCAATCTCGCGCGCAATCACGGACACCAGCTGGCGCTGACCGCGGGCCTCAATCACGTGCGCGGCGAGCTCGTCTTCGTGCTCGACGCCGACCTTCAGGACCCGCCCGAACTGCTCGGCCCGATGCTCGAGCAGGTGCGCGCGGGCTATGACGTGGTCTATGGCCAGCGCATCAAGCGCCACGGCGAGACCGCCTTCAAGCGCGGCACCGCCTCGCTGTTCTACCGGATGCTGAGCGCGATGGTCGACACCCCGATCCCGCGCGACACTGGCGATTTCCGCCTGATGACGCGCCGGGTGGTGGACCAGCTCAACGCCATGCCCGAACGCTACCGCTTCATCCGCGGCCTCGTGAGCTATGTCGGCTTCAACCAGACCGCCTTCCCCTACGAGCGCGACCCGCGCTTTGCCGGAGAGACCAACTACCCGCTGCGCAAGATGCTGGCGCTGGCGGCAGATGCGGTGACCAGCTTCTCGGTGGTGCCGCTGCGCTTCGCCTCGCATCTCGGGATGCTGTTCGGACTCGCCGGCCTTGCCGCGCTGGTGTGGGTCGCGTGGGGCTGGCTCAGGGGCGGCACGGTCGAAGGCTGGGCGAGCCTTGCCGCGGTGACGCTGATCATGGGCAGCGTGCAGCTGCTGGTGATGGGCGTGTTCGGCGAATACCTCGGCCGGATGTACATGGAGGCCAAGCAGCGTCCGCTGTTCATCGTCTCCGAGGTGCGTCGCCACCCGATTGCCGCCAACCAGGAGCCCGAGGTCGCGGCAGCCGCGATCCAGACGGACGAGGGCATCCGTGTCGCAGGCTGA
- a CDS encoding class I SAM-dependent methyltransferase encodes MSQAEFDAYVDEYDAQHAQSVRLSGEDPDFFAEYKAKEAARAMAAAGVHPRRIMDFGAGRGNCIAHLQRQFPEAALTALDVSARSLTHCQARAIRPLETVCYDGQTLPFDDASFDLVFTACVFHHIPEADHIRLLAEIRRTLSPKGRFILFEHNPWNPLTRHAVATCPFDANAVLISAPEMRRRFRAAGFADVDLRWTLFFPGFLAALRPLERGLGWLPLGAQYCLVAR; translated from the coding sequence GTGTCGCAGGCTGAATTCGACGCCTATGTGGACGAATACGACGCGCAGCACGCCCAGTCGGTGCGGCTGAGCGGCGAGGACCCCGATTTCTTCGCCGAATACAAGGCGAAGGAGGCCGCCCGCGCGATGGCGGCGGCGGGCGTCCACCCCCGGAGGATCATGGATTTCGGCGCGGGGCGGGGCAATTGCATCGCCCATCTCCAGCGCCAGTTCCCCGAGGCCGCGCTGACGGCGCTCGACGTCTCGGCGCGCTCGCTCACCCACTGCCAGGCCCGCGCGATCCGCCCGCTCGAAACGGTGTGCTACGATGGGCAGACCCTGCCTTTCGATGACGCGAGCTTCGACCTCGTCTTCACCGCCTGCGTCTTCCACCACATCCCGGAAGCCGACCACATCCGGCTGCTCGCCGAGATCCGCCGGACGCTTTCGCCCAAGGGCCGCTTCATCCTGTTCGAGCACAACCCCTGGAACCCGCTGACCCGCCATGCGGTCGCGACCTGCCCCTTCGATGCCAACGCGGTGCTGATCAGCGCGCCGGAAATGCGCCGCCGGTTCCGGGCGGCGGGGTTCGCCGACGTGGACCTCAGGTGGACGCTGTTCTTCCCCGGCTTCCTCGCGGCTTTGCGCCCGCTCGAGCGCGGGCTCGGCTGGCTGCCGCTGGGCGCACAATACTGCCTCGTCGCGCGCTGA
- a CDS encoding GtrA family protein: MLARLLRFLLTGLANSAVGWAVIFGGLWAGMSGLAANAAGYAVGLAVSFTLNRQFVFGARGAVSLGEVARFLAAFAVAYGANVAVLLAAQNVLGADSALAQLPAIAAYVAIFFLLSQFLVFRPAATE, from the coding sequence ATGCTGGCGCGCCTGCTGCGATTCCTGTTGACCGGTCTTGCCAACTCCGCCGTGGGTTGGGCGGTGATCTTTGGCGGACTGTGGGCCGGGATGAGCGGGCTTGCCGCCAATGCCGCGGGTTATGCGGTGGGGCTGGCGGTGTCCTTCACCCTCAACCGCCAGTTCGTCTTCGGCGCGCGCGGTGCGGTGTCGCTAGGCGAGGTGGCGCGGTTCCTCGCCGCCTTCGCCGTCGCCTATGGCGCCAATGTCGCCGTGCTGCTGGCGGCCCAGAACGTGCTCGGGGCGGACAGCGCGCTCGCCCAGCTGCCGGCGATCGCGGCCTACGTGGCGATCTTCTTCCTGCTCTCGCAATTCCTCGTCTTCAGGCCCGCGGCGACCGAATGA